One genomic window of Luteitalea pratensis includes the following:
- a CDS encoding transporter, translated as MSTPRGAVICVKASLTFVSAFLVLAAAGAARAQAPTSPDDGIEMPADRPGFNAPASVVGAGVVQLELGWSTSRSRDRTYASAGPQPLFRVGVATHVELQLASVGLAAACVLDCDWHGADVSASVRVVLPVEPLGFTLAATPGVSLPTGAFEVSSEHVDPLVIIQADHGLGAYLELSYNYLVTRIRDDDPDRAVVRQGHGFSLGATLGRWSPFVGLAWRPERVDGRAPCLAQVGTGVRVARDVQLDVSLDRGLNRVEESWGISAGVALRHRPR; from the coding sequence GTGTCGACACCTCGAGGAGCCGTGATCTGTGTGAAGGCATCGCTGACGTTCGTGAGCGCCTTTCTCGTCCTCGCCGCGGCCGGTGCCGCACGCGCGCAGGCGCCGACGAGCCCTGACGACGGCATCGAGATGCCTGCCGACCGACCGGGGTTCAATGCCCCGGCGTCGGTGGTCGGCGCCGGTGTCGTGCAACTGGAACTCGGGTGGTCGACGTCCCGTTCGCGCGATCGCACGTATGCGAGCGCCGGTCCGCAGCCACTGTTCCGCGTTGGTGTCGCGACGCACGTGGAACTGCAGCTGGCGAGCGTGGGGCTGGCGGCGGCCTGCGTGCTCGACTGCGATTGGCACGGGGCCGACGTCTCCGCCAGCGTGCGAGTCGTGCTGCCGGTCGAGCCGCTCGGCTTCACGCTGGCGGCCACGCCGGGCGTCTCCCTGCCGACGGGTGCGTTCGAGGTCAGCTCGGAGCACGTCGATCCGCTGGTGATCATCCAGGCCGACCACGGGCTCGGCGCGTACCTGGAACTCTCGTACAACTACCTCGTCACCCGCATCCGTGACGACGACCCCGACCGCGCGGTCGTGCGACAGGGGCACGGGTTCTCGCTCGGCGCGACGCTGGGCCGGTGGAGCCCCTTCGTGGGCCTGGCGTGGCGGCCCGAACGCGTGGATGGCCGAGCGCCGTGCCTGGCGCAGGTGGGGACCGGAGTGAGGGTCGCCCGCGACGTACAACTCGATGTCTCGCTCGACCGCGGCCTGAACAGGGTGGAGGAGTCCTGGGGCATCTCGGCAGGGGTGGCATTGCGTCACCGGCCCCGT
- a CDS encoding ArsR/SmtB family transcription factor: MTAQAQTDVFRAIADPTRRALLDLLRTGDRTVNELAEPFDMSRPAISQHLRLLLEARLVAVRKEGRQRRYRLNGAAIARVARWAGKFDDTAVKTRKKR, encoded by the coding sequence GTGACCGCGCAAGCCCAGACCGACGTCTTCCGCGCGATTGCTGATCCGACGCGTCGGGCCCTGCTCGACCTCCTCCGGACCGGCGACCGTACCGTCAACGAACTGGCCGAGCCCTTCGACATGAGCCGGCCGGCGATCTCGCAGCATCTGCGCCTGCTCCTCGAGGCACGCCTCGTGGCCGTGCGCAAGGAAGGCCGCCAACGCCGCTACCGTCTCAATGGCGCCGCCATCGCTCGCGTCGCCCGCTGGGCCGGCAAGTTCGACGACACGGCAGTCAAGACCAGGAAGAAGCGCTAA